From the Priestia koreensis genome, one window contains:
- a CDS encoding autorepressor SdpR family transcription factor, with translation MNDTFKALSDPTRRKILDLLKEKDLTAGEISDHFNMSKPSISQHLKILKQADLVHDEKQGQYVLYSLNTTVFQDIMSWALGFAKKND, from the coding sequence GTGAATGATACCTTTAAAGCCCTCTCTGATCCGACTAGAAGAAAAATTCTTGACCTTCTAAAAGAAAAGGATTTGACTGCTGGGGAAATATCCGATCATTTCAACATGTCTAAACCAAGTATTTCTCAGCATTTGAAGATTCTAAAGCAGGCGGACCTCGTTCACGATGAAAAACAAGGGCAATATGTGTTGTATTCACTCAACACGACCGTTTTTCAAGATATTATGAGCTGGGCTCTTGGCTTCGCGAAAAAAAATGATTAA
- a CDS encoding SdpI family protein — protein MKKHILPLLAIIASLGVWGFFYRTLPNQMASHWSIGSGEVDGYSSKISNFFMLNGILILLYVLLIFAPRIDPKKNNYKAFSSSYGIMTSVIMLVLSGVNIFVVLWNAGYDVPMTRIAPIVLGIIFLVIGNFMPKVRPNFFVGIRTPWALSNDSVWRKTHRFTSKLYFVSGIIFFLLVFLSTSLINWIMIPIIGILVIVPVLYSYMVYRKELT, from the coding sequence ATGAAAAAACACATTTTACCGCTGTTGGCGATTATCGCAAGTTTGGGCGTTTGGGGATTTTTCTACCGCACACTGCCAAATCAAATGGCAAGTCACTGGTCAATTGGCTCTGGAGAAGTAGATGGTTATAGCTCAAAGATCTCTAATTTTTTCATGCTAAATGGGATTTTGATCCTGCTGTATGTGCTGCTTATTTTTGCCCCGCGAATTGATCCAAAAAAGAATAATTACAAAGCCTTTTCATCTAGCTATGGGATTATGACGAGTGTCATTATGCTCGTTCTGTCAGGCGTAAATATCTTTGTCGTACTATGGAATGCGGGTTATGATGTTCCAATGACTCGTATTGCACCCATTGTGTTAGGAATTATCTTTTTAGTCATTGGAAACTTTATGCCGAAAGTACGACCGAACTTTTTCGTTGGCATTCGCACACCTTGGGCATTGAGCAATGATAGCGTCTGGCGCAAGACTCATCGTTTCACTTCAAAGCTTTACTTTGTTTCAGGAATCATCTTCTTCCTACTCGTTTTTCTATCCACATCCCTTATTAACTGGATTATGATTCCCATTATTGGCATTCTTGTAATCGTTCCAGTTCTCTATTCGTACATGGTGTATCGAAAAGAATTGACCTAA
- a CDS encoding GNAT family N-acetyltransferase — protein sequence MKIADIYRDLPTIETERLLLRKVKATDTKAIYAYASDPEVARYVTWPVHTTIGATQAFVQFVIEQYRKHDIAPWGMVVKETDDFIGTIDFVAWQPQHYTAEIGYTIGRKFWNKGYTSEAAEALIDFGFHNMELERIQARCMVDNVASARVMEKAGMSYEGTIRRALYVKEQHQDLKLYSILRNEWRDNRL from the coding sequence ATGAAAATCGCAGATATATACCGAGATCTACCAACAATTGAAACAGAACGTCTACTGCTACGCAAAGTCAAAGCAACGGATACAAAAGCTATCTATGCGTATGCGTCTGACCCTGAAGTCGCAAGGTATGTGACCTGGCCTGTTCATACGACAATCGGTGCCACTCAGGCATTTGTTCAATTTGTAATTGAACAGTATCGCAAGCATGATATCGCACCTTGGGGAATGGTTGTAAAAGAAACGGATGATTTTATAGGTACCATCGATTTTGTTGCCTGGCAGCCACAGCACTATACCGCTGAAATCGGCTATACCATCGGGCGTAAATTTTGGAACAAGGGATACACAAGTGAAGCCGCCGAAGCTCTTATTGACTTTGGTTTTCACAATATGGAACTAGAGCGAATTCAAGCGCGCTGTATGGTTGATAACGTGGCGTCTGCACGTGTCATGGAGAAGGCGGGAATGTCTTACGAAGGTACGATACGAAGAGCGCTCTATGTGAAAGAGCAGCATCAGGATTTAAAGCTTTATTCCATTTTACGAAATGAATGGCGAGATAATCGTTTATAA